The Peribacillus sp. FSL P2-0133 genome has a segment encoding these proteins:
- the hisD gene encoding histidinol dehydrogenase has product MKIERFAEGISLKRSVEAGTADQRKAVQDIIYDVRKSGNAALHTYTERFDGVSPGELLVSEQEMEEATAALSAEQLDIIQEAANNIRMFHEKQIRNSWFTTDDTGTMLGQKLTPLDAVGVYVPGGTAAYPSSVLMNVLPAKAAGVERIVMVSPPGKDGKLSPAVLAAARIAGVKEIYKVGGAQAIAALAYGTETIKKVDKIVGPGNIYVALAKREVFGDVAIDMIAGPSEIAILADESAIAAEVAADLLSQAEHDARACSVLVTTSTALAEEVAAEVTKQVALLPRHDIAAASIRDYGRIVVCGNMAEAVEAINELAPEHLEIVAKDALEIMAKIRHAGAIFIGRFSSEPVGDYFAGPNHVLPTNGTARFSSPLNVDDFQKKSSVIMYSETAFRKNAEKIAAFARMEGLEAHARAIESRGVNESGEKS; this is encoded by the coding sequence ATGAAAATAGAACGGTTTGCTGAAGGGATTTCACTGAAACGCTCGGTTGAAGCAGGTACTGCCGATCAAAGAAAAGCGGTTCAGGATATTATTTATGATGTCAGGAAAAGCGGAAACGCCGCTTTACATACCTATACCGAACGTTTCGATGGTGTCAGTCCAGGGGAATTACTTGTATCGGAACAGGAAATGGAAGAAGCGACTGCGGCCTTATCTGCTGAGCAGCTTGATATTATTCAAGAAGCTGCAAATAATATTCGAATGTTTCACGAGAAACAAATTCGAAATTCATGGTTTACGACTGATGATACGGGAACGATGCTAGGACAAAAATTGACACCTCTTGATGCTGTAGGTGTTTATGTACCTGGAGGCACAGCTGCATATCCTTCGTCAGTATTGATGAATGTGTTGCCTGCGAAGGCCGCGGGGGTGGAACGGATCGTTATGGTTTCACCTCCAGGAAAAGATGGGAAATTATCGCCAGCGGTTTTGGCAGCTGCCAGAATTGCCGGAGTGAAGGAAATCTATAAAGTTGGCGGGGCCCAGGCCATAGCTGCTCTCGCTTATGGGACGGAAACAATTAAGAAAGTGGATAAAATAGTGGGTCCGGGAAATATATATGTGGCGTTAGCGAAGCGTGAAGTATTCGGTGATGTTGCCATTGATATGATAGCAGGACCAAGTGAAATAGCCATATTGGCGGATGAATCGGCCATCGCTGCAGAAGTTGCGGCAGACTTGCTATCACAGGCGGAGCATGATGCCCGAGCATGCAGTGTTTTGGTGACGACGTCAACGGCACTTGCAGAAGAAGTGGCAGCAGAAGTGACCAAGCAGGTGGCGTTACTTCCACGCCATGATATTGCTGCAGCATCCATAAGGGATTACGGACGAATCGTTGTATGCGGGAATATGGCAGAAGCTGTTGAAGCGATTAATGAACTTGCACCGGAACATTTGGAAATTGTGGCTAAAGATGCACTTGAAATCATGGCTAAAATCCGCCATGCCGGGGCAATCTTCATTGGCCGCTTTAGTTCGGAGCCCGTCGGGGATTATTTTGCAGGTCCCAACCATGTGTTGCCTACAAATGGAACTGCCCGTTTTTCCAGCCCGCTGAATGTGGATGATTTCCAAAAGAAATCGAGCGTCATCATGTATAGTGAAACAGCCTTCCGCAAAAATGCAGAAAAGATCGCAGCATTTGCACGGATGGAAGGACTAGAGGCTCATGCCCGGGCCATTGAATCACGTGGTGTGAATGAATCCGGGGAAAAGTCCTGA
- the hisG gene encoding ATP phosphoribosyltransferase — protein sequence MNNSFLTIAMPKGRIFEEAAELLRRAGFRLPPEFDDSRKLILEVEEENLRFILAKPMDVVTYVEHGVADIGIAGKDVMLEEERDVYELLDLKISACYLAVAGLPGTKISDIAPKIASKYPNVASSYFREQGEQVEIIKLNGSIELAPLIGLAERIVDIVSTGRTLKENGLVEYAKIANVTSRLVANPVSYRIKEARITEIVERLAEIIE from the coding sequence ATGAATAATAGCTTTTTAACGATTGCCATGCCGAAAGGGAGAATATTTGAAGAAGCGGCAGAGCTGTTAAGAAGGGCCGGTTTTCGTCTCCCTCCCGAGTTTGATGATTCCCGGAAATTGATCCTTGAAGTGGAAGAGGAGAATCTGCGGTTCATTTTAGCAAAACCGATGGATGTCGTAACATATGTGGAACACGGTGTCGCTGACATTGGAATTGCAGGGAAGGATGTCATGTTAGAAGAAGAACGTGATGTCTATGAGTTACTTGATTTGAAAATCAGTGCCTGCTACTTGGCTGTAGCTGGATTGCCTGGTACGAAAATAAGTGACATCGCCCCCAAAATAGCCAGTAAATACCCGAACGTTGCTTCCAGTTATTTTCGCGAGCAGGGGGAGCAAGTTGAGATTATAAAGTTGAATGGGTCAATTGAGTTAGCACCGTTAATCGGTTTAGCTGAACGAATCGTCGATATCGTTTCAACGGGGCGGACATTGAAGGAAAACGGTCTTGTGGAATATGCGAAAATTGCCAATGTGACTTCGAGGCTGGTAGCAAACCCTGTCAGCTATCGAATTAAAGAAGCAAGGATTACCGAAATCGTGGAACGGCTAGCAGAAATTATTGAATAG
- a CDS encoding ATP phosphoribosyltransferase regulatory subunit, whose translation MTKPFMFEKPLGMRDTLPVLYETKVSARNKMSDEIKKWGYQFIETPALEYYETIGDASAILDQQLFKLLDSQGHTLVLRPEMTAPIARVAASKLLKQQIPLRLAYSANVYRAQQREGGRPAEFEQIGIECIGNKSISADAEMIALLADALKAAGLQEFKISIGHIGFLQEFFLSILGTEERASILRKFLYEKNYVGYREHVKSLPLSSIDKQRLIEFTSLRGNEGTLNKALGLVENNKGQDSLAELKELSAQLKEFDVEQYVSFDLTLVSHMSYYTGTLFEVYAGQVGSPIGNGGRYDNLLAKFGWNASATGFALRVDRLAEALGEPIQPVAPECILFSPERRLEAIQFARKKRAEGKIVTIQDITVVQNVDAFTRTFSEVHLFVGNGGNGKDE comes from the coding sequence GTGACAAAGCCATTTATGTTTGAAAAACCATTAGGCATGAGAGATACATTGCCGGTGCTGTATGAAACGAAAGTGTCGGCCAGAAATAAAATGAGTGATGAAATCAAGAAGTGGGGCTATCAATTTATTGAAACGCCTGCTTTGGAATATTATGAAACAATTGGCGATGCTTCGGCAATCTTGGATCAACAGTTGTTTAAACTTCTTGATTCCCAGGGGCATACGCTCGTACTCCGTCCCGAGATGACAGCTCCCATTGCACGCGTCGCAGCATCCAAACTGTTAAAACAGCAAATTCCGCTTCGCCTGGCCTATTCCGCGAATGTATACCGCGCACAGCAGCGTGAAGGAGGCAGGCCGGCAGAATTCGAACAGATTGGGATTGAATGCATCGGAAATAAGTCTATAAGTGCCGATGCTGAAATGATTGCCCTGCTTGCGGATGCTCTAAAGGCTGCAGGGCTTCAGGAATTTAAGATTTCCATTGGACATATCGGATTTCTGCAAGAATTTTTCTTAAGCATTCTAGGTACGGAGGAAAGAGCCTCTATATTAAGGAAGTTTTTGTATGAAAAAAATTATGTCGGTTATCGCGAGCATGTTAAATCACTACCGCTTTCATCCATTGATAAACAACGGCTTATCGAATTTACCTCATTAAGGGGCAATGAAGGAACCCTGAACAAGGCGCTAGGGTTGGTTGAAAATAATAAAGGGCAAGATTCTTTGGCTGAACTGAAGGAATTGTCTGCGCAGCTGAAAGAATTTGACGTTGAACAATATGTGAGCTTCGACTTAACATTGGTCAGTCATATGAGTTATTACACGGGAACTTTATTTGAAGTGTATGCCGGGCAAGTGGGTTCGCCAATCGGCAATGGCGGCCGGTATGATAATCTGCTTGCGAAGTTCGGCTGGAATGCTTCGGCCACAGGTTTTGCACTCCGGGTGGATCGTCTTGCAGAAGCTCTTGGGGAGCCGATCCAGCCTGTAGCGCCAGAATGCATTTTATTCAGTCCCGAACGGAGATTGGAAGCAATACAATTTGCAAGAAAAAAACGCGCCGAAGGGAAAATAGTAACGATTCAAGATATTACGGTCGTCCAGAATGTCGATGCTTTTACACGGACATTTTCTGAAGTTCATTTATTCGTAGGGAATGGGGGGAATGGAAAAGATGAATAA
- a CDS encoding processed acidic surface protein, producing the protein MKKFFSFFVALIVLFSLGISGTKAFAATKINQEELNAYLSEVRMTQEELEEYLSYYDLSLNELKSVEELRDTLGPTVTPETIQNLLKQYEMTEAELKELLIEYGELEEGDSIIDTFHFIYDIEDIIDLEMDYDEEEMEYDDEEIIDLMDGLFTEIGLTDEELDRFMNHLLPIVEDPSFEARLMAISDRMDQLEYFETIDELSAEQVAELLSIYNDLQSLLQIQFKFALIQDGVTTNLSLEALFQLKELTNASLLVSIYDLNGNFLLDFTLTGEMIGSDLVKETGNDIKQSTEVISKVVEVKKEKKKPTKPEHKTEKGGVLPKTAGNYLFGALIGLMLMGIAFGLIRKARFTN; encoded by the coding sequence GTGAAGAAATTTTTTTCATTTTTTGTGGCACTTATCGTTCTTTTTTCACTGGGTATAAGCGGAACGAAGGCTTTTGCGGCAACTAAGATCAACCAGGAAGAGCTTAATGCATACCTTTCTGAAGTTAGAATGACGCAAGAAGAATTGGAAGAGTATTTATCCTATTACGACTTATCATTGAATGAACTGAAATCGGTAGAAGAGTTGCGTGATACATTAGGACCGACCGTCACTCCTGAGACCATACAGAATCTACTTAAACAATATGAAATGACAGAAGCTGAACTTAAGGAATTATTAATAGAATACGGTGAACTGGAAGAGGGGGATTCCATCATCGATACCTTCCATTTCATTTACGACATTGAGGATATTATCGATTTAGAAATGGATTATGATGAGGAAGAGATGGAATATGATGATGAAGAGATCATCGATTTAATGGATGGTCTCTTTACTGAGATTGGCCTTACAGACGAAGAGCTGGACAGATTCATGAACCACCTTTTACCTATCGTCGAAGACCCTTCTTTTGAAGCTCGTTTAATGGCGATCTCCGATCGGATGGATCAACTCGAGTATTTTGAAACAATTGATGAATTATCTGCTGAACAAGTGGCAGAATTGCTTTCTATATATAATGATCTTCAAAGCTTGCTGCAAATTCAATTCAAATTCGCCTTAATTCAGGATGGTGTCACGACAAACCTATCCCTTGAGGCTTTATTCCAGCTTAAGGAATTGACGAATGCTAGTTTACTAGTTTCCATTTATGATTTAAACGGCAATTTTTTGCTAGATTTTACATTGACAGGTGAAATGATCGGTTCAGATTTAGTGAAAGAAACCGGTAATGACATTAAACAGTCCACTGAGGTCATTTCTAAAGTGGTTGAGGTAAAAAAAGAAAAGAAAAAACCCACAAAACCTGAACATAAAACGGAAAAAGGCGGAGTGCTTCCTAAAACGGCTGGTAATTACTTATTCGGTGCTTTAATCGGTTTAATGTTGATGGGTATCGCTTTCGGATTAATCAGAAAAGCGAGATTCACTAATTAA
- a CDS encoding class D sortase, with the protein MSKNRQSKHKKKTLLITAVCILTLGFYFTTTNAYTLLKGYALYKWNKSDTLEATAKLPEPKTKADIPVGLELYEERPETGDLMGELYIPKIEATLPIYHGTDEDELEKGVGHYAGSVLPGEKDNSVLSGHRDTIFRDLGEVGEGDLLIAKTEAGTFTYKVRKVRIVDADDRTVIVPKPKATLTVTTCYPFSYIGSAPERYVLVADLLKSEIGK; encoded by the coding sequence ATGAGCAAAAATAGGCAATCCAAGCATAAGAAAAAAACGTTACTTATCACTGCTGTTTGCATTTTAACCTTAGGTTTTTATTTTACAACTACAAATGCCTATACGCTGTTAAAAGGCTATGCCCTATATAAATGGAATAAATCTGACACATTGGAAGCGACGGCTAAGCTACCCGAACCGAAGACGAAAGCTGATATTCCCGTTGGGCTTGAACTATATGAAGAACGACCGGAGACAGGTGATTTGATGGGTGAGCTTTATATTCCAAAAATCGAGGCAACACTTCCAATTTATCACGGAACGGACGAAGATGAACTCGAAAAGGGCGTCGGTCATTATGCGGGGTCCGTCCTCCCCGGTGAAAAGGATAATTCCGTTTTATCCGGTCACCGAGATACAATTTTCAGAGATTTAGGTGAAGTCGGCGAAGGTGACTTGCTGATTGCCAAGACGGAAGCCGGTACGTTTACATATAAAGTGAGGAAGGTTCGTATCGTCGATGCAGATGACCGTACCGTGATCGTTCCCAAGCCTAAAGCCACACTTACAGTAACAACCTGCTATCCTTTTTCATATATTGGTAGTGCACCGGAACGATACGTATTGGTTGCCGATTTATTGAAATCGGAGATAGGTAAATGA
- a CDS encoding acyltransferase, with protein sequence MRRTSRYPVEGANSLWHVYKTVPFWKVVKNFVVIQLARYTPFLGMKNWLYKTFLHMKVGKHTSFALMVMPDVMFPEKISVGMNTVIGYNTTILAHEYLIHEYRLGDVVIGDEVLIGANSTILPGLSIGNGAIVSAGTLVHKDVPEGAFVGGNPMKIIYTKEEMLERDQQTSL encoded by the coding sequence ATGAGACGCACGTCCCGCTATCCAGTTGAAGGGGCTAATTCACTATGGCATGTATATAAGACCGTTCCATTCTGGAAAGTCGTAAAGAATTTTGTGGTGATACAGCTAGCGCGTTATACGCCTTTTCTGGGCATGAAGAATTGGCTATACAAGACTTTTTTACATATGAAAGTAGGAAAGCATACTTCGTTTGCCTTAATGGTCATGCCGGATGTGATGTTTCCGGAAAAAATATCGGTTGGAATGAATACTGTCATTGGATATAATACGACGATCCTTGCTCATGAATATTTGATTCATGAATATCGTTTAGGAGATGTAGTCATTGGTGATGAAGTGTTGATTGGAGCCAATTCGACCATTCTTCCAGGACTTTCAATTGGTAATGGGGCGATTGTCTCTGCGGGGACGCTTGTCCATAAGGATGTTCCGGAGGGAGCTTTCGTCGGGGGAAATCCAATGAAAATCATATATACCAAAGAGGAAATGCTTGAGAGAGATCAGCAAACTTCCTTATGA
- the ppaX gene encoding pyrophosphatase PpaX: MNSNITTLLFDLDGTLINTNELIIASFTETLNHFCPGKFNREDIIPFIGPTLVDTFSSIDPKQVDEMIAYYREHNWRNHDLLVTQFDGVYETVQTLKQSGYKLAVVTTKKRDVVEKGLRLSKLDQFFEVVVTLDEVEKAKPDPEPLVKALNQLGSVPEEAIMIGDSYHDIMGGKNTGTKTAGVSWSIKGREFLESYHPDYMLEQMADILNIVEVEKLTEARK; encoded by the coding sequence ATGAACAGTAACATAACTACATTATTATTTGATCTTGATGGGACGTTGATCAATACAAATGAATTGATCATCGCCTCTTTTACGGAAACTTTAAACCACTTTTGTCCCGGAAAGTTCAATCGGGAAGATATTATTCCATTTATCGGACCGACTTTGGTCGATACTTTTTCTTCCATTGATCCAAAACAAGTGGATGAAATGATCGCTTACTATCGGGAGCATAATTGGAGGAACCATGATTTGCTTGTCACACAATTTGACGGGGTGTATGAAACCGTTCAAACGTTGAAGCAGAGCGGTTATAAATTGGCAGTCGTTACGACAAAGAAGCGTGATGTCGTCGAAAAGGGCCTGCGTTTAAGTAAACTGGATCAATTCTTTGAAGTGGTGGTCACACTGGATGAAGTAGAAAAGGCAAAGCCGGACCCAGAGCCTTTGGTAAAAGCTTTAAATCAACTCGGTTCGGTTCCTGAAGAAGCGATCATGATTGGTGACAGTTATCATGATATTATGGGCGGTAAAAATACAGGTACAAAAACGGCAGGGGTCTCATGGTCCATTAAAGGCCGTGAATTCTTGGAAAGTTATCACCCTGATTATATGCTTGAGCAGATGGCGGATATATTGAATATCGTTGAGGTTGAAAAACTCACGGAGGCTAGAAAATGA
- a CDS encoding nucleoside recognition domain-containing protein, which translates to MIVDSIKKGLLSGLNTTWSLGKVIFPVTLIVTVLQYTPVLPYIINLIAPLMNLIGLPGDAAIPLVLGNFLNLYAAIAGILTLDLTVKEVFIIAMMLSFSHNLLIESGVAMKTGVKLWIILTVRIGLALLSAIVINLVWQGGSEMAQGVAIGEAAEINGAGAILLHGVLQALSGIGQLAVIVIPLMVAVQIMKDLKWLEAFSKALAPFMKVLGMKPNASMPFVTGLTLGLAYGAGVMIQAAKEDNVSKKDMTIAFIFLVACHAVVEDTLIFIPLGIPVLPLLLIRLLTAIVLTMAVAYIWNRTDRVQRKGAVYEQ; encoded by the coding sequence GTGATAGTAGATTCGATTAAAAAGGGACTTCTTTCAGGCTTGAACACAACTTGGTCTTTGGGGAAAGTGATATTTCCAGTCACTTTGATCGTCACTGTGCTTCAATATACGCCTGTATTGCCATACATCATTAACTTGATAGCGCCTTTGATGAATCTCATCGGTCTTCCAGGGGATGCGGCAATTCCGCTTGTGTTAGGGAATTTCCTGAATTTATACGCGGCGATCGCTGGCATATTAACACTTGATTTGACTGTGAAGGAAGTTTTTATTATCGCTATGATGCTATCTTTTTCACATAATTTATTGATCGAGTCAGGTGTGGCGATGAAAACCGGTGTCAAGCTGTGGATCATCCTAACAGTACGGATCGGGCTTGCCCTTTTATCAGCGATCGTCATCAATCTTGTCTGGCAGGGCGGATCTGAAATGGCCCAAGGAGTGGCTATTGGGGAGGCTGCAGAGATTAACGGAGCAGGTGCAATCCTCCTACATGGTGTCCTCCAAGCCCTTTCAGGAATCGGTCAGCTGGCGGTCATCGTTATTCCGCTCATGGTGGCGGTTCAAATCATGAAAGATTTAAAATGGCTGGAAGCCTTCTCGAAAGCCCTGGCTCCCTTCATGAAGGTCCTGGGGATGAAGCCGAATGCTTCCATGCCTTTCGTTACAGGCCTGACTCTCGGTTTGGCATATGGGGCGGGCGTAATGATTCAAGCCGCTAAAGAAGATAATGTTTCGAAGAAGGATATGACGATTGCGTTCATCTTTTTAGTTGCCTGCCATGCTGTTGTAGAAGACACACTGATTTTTATTCCGCTGGGGATTCCAGTCTTGCCGTTGTTGCTTATTCGGCTACTCACTGCCATTGTTTTAACGATGGCCGTTGCGTATATATGGAATCGGACTGACAGGGTACAGAGAAAGGGAGCTGTATATGAACAGTAA
- the lgt gene encoding prolipoprotein diacylglyceryl transferase — MEQGIQPLNPIAIDLGPIQVHWYGLIIGFGVLLGLIIALRESERRGLDKEIFTDMILFAVPIAIICARIYYVIFQWEYYSQNPGDIIKIWNGGIAIHGALIGSVLTAIVFAKVKKVSFWKLADIAAPSLLLGQAIGRWGNFMNQEAHGGEITRSFLENMHLPEFIINQMYINGTYYHPTFLYESIWNIAGVIILLSLRKVNLRRGELFLTYVIWYSIGRYYIEGLRTDSLMLTESLRIAQVISIVLVVVAIALVVYRRVSGHANKRYLDA, encoded by the coding sequence CCAATCGCGATAGATCTAGGCCCCATCCAGGTACATTGGTATGGACTGATCATCGGTTTCGGTGTGTTATTGGGTCTTATTATCGCTTTGAGGGAATCAGAGCGAAGAGGTCTTGATAAGGAAATATTTACGGATATGATTTTGTTTGCTGTCCCAATCGCGATCATTTGTGCCCGTATTTATTATGTGATCTTCCAATGGGAGTACTATTCACAAAACCCGGGGGATATCATAAAAATATGGAATGGCGGAATTGCCATACATGGTGCGTTGATTGGATCGGTGCTGACTGCCATCGTCTTTGCCAAGGTCAAGAAAGTCTCATTCTGGAAGCTGGCGGATATTGCTGCACCGAGCTTATTGTTGGGGCAGGCGATTGGCCGTTGGGGTAATTTCATGAATCAGGAAGCGCATGGGGGAGAAATAACAAGATCATTCCTGGAAAATATGCATTTGCCTGAATTCATCATCAATCAAATGTACATAAACGGTACGTACTATCACCCGACCTTTTTGTATGAATCGATTTGGAATATCGCTGGTGTCATTATCCTCTTAAGTTTACGGAAAGTGAACTTGCGCAGGGGGGAACTATTTTTAACCTATGTAATATGGTATTCCATCGGCCGTTATTACATTGAAGGATTGCGGACGGATAGTTTGATGCTGACGGAGTCACTGCGTATCGCACAAGTGATCTCGATTGTGTTGGTAGTTGTAGCCATTGCTTTAGTGGTCTATAGAAGGGTCAGCGGGCATGCAAACAAACGATATTTAGATGCATAG